Genomic DNA from Scylla paramamosain isolate STU-SP2022 chromosome 12, ASM3559412v1, whole genome shotgun sequence:
GAAGCACACTCACCTGATACCGTCAGCCACCGCTGTGTCAATTTCATCCATGTTGTAGAAGAGCGAGCCTAGGATGCGGCTGAATGACACAGCCATGCGTTGGTCTGCAAGACAGGTGACAACATATACCATGttttgtaaatgaaaaaaaaaaaaaatctgaagtgATTTGACAGGGTTACTTTTTGTTGCTTTCATGATTATAGCCGGTGGTATGCCTCCAATTttatacatgattttttttttttttttttcacgtcgcTACCAGGACACTCACGGAGATCTTGCAGGCTGGCGACCGTCTTGGAGGAGTTGGCAGCAGTGGCCACTCTGTCCACAGTCTTGACCATGGTGGTGCCAGCTGAGGCTGTGTGGTTCTGTACCCTGTTCCTCACGCCCTTCACCACAATCACGACCTGCGTCCAcagaagatgagagaagaaaattaaacgcATTCACACAATCAGTAAGTCTCAGTGCAAGAAATTAAAATACTGTGATGTCTTGAGAGCCTTGATTTGTCTCGTGGCCACAAAAGGCTTGGACGAGAGCAAAAAAATAGTATAGTAACACTTCTTGTACACTTACCTGCTCGCCACCATCGCTCACTGCTTTGCTGACTGTATCGGACACCTGCTTGATGGTATCTGGCAGGTCCTTCACTCTCGCCACCATGAAGTCTCCCAGGTCGTCAATGATTTCCCCGAAAGCTGTGGTCATCTTGGCTGCCGCCTCGTCCATCGCATTCACTGTCTCCGATGTCAAGACTCTGCATAACGGAGAGCGGAAAGGGGACAGAGAGACGTGATTGATAGACTTTGAGCATCACAAATCACAATAACACATGATAAGAACGGCAGGGAATGGTCTAGAAGTGCTGAAACTGTTAATATTTAATTTCATCTACAAGCCAAAATTCTTGCTAATAGTTCTTCCGTAAAACCAAAAATAGTTTTCACCAAAGATGTATTCAAGCAGTTTCAAGAC
This window encodes:
- the LOC135105844 gene encoding uncharacterized protein LOC135105844, yielding MLPRILLVTGVVVTVVAAPLEETGRDASKMPAEHRHPATQTPHPIEDIVDAVLTSETVNAMDEAAAKMTTAFGEIIDDLGDFMVARVKDLPDTIKQVSDTVSKAVSDGGEQVVIVVKGVRNRVQNHTASAGTTMVKTVDRVATAANSSKTVASLQDLHQRMAVSFSRILGSLFYNMDEIDTAVADGIRRITSVNLASGGSESIHHPPSQQNEVETLS